ACGTAAAAGCAGAAACTGTTGACATTAAATAAAAACTTGGCCGTAGACTATATGTACATGTGACCCACCCATGGAGACAGTTCCTGCACATAGGACCGAGGAGTCACACTTGGAACATGAGAGGAAAGTTGAGGGCAGAGAAAAGGAACCGAACTGGGGAAGCGTCTGGTTCACTTCTGCTTCCAGACTGATTAGACAGCCAGTCTGACCCTCTACAGCACCAGCCCCACTGGTTGGGCAGGTGACCTGAACATACAGTTCATATGGCACAGAGAATACGGCCCCAGCTTTCCTGTGGCACTGGGGAAGTCCAGTTAGTTCTGCCTCTTGGCAAACACCAGAATAGTATGCTGGAGCTCAGCCTTAGCCAGCATCCTCATGAGCGCCTTGGGAGTCTCATTCACCCACCCTTTGTCATAGCTGTCCACTGGGAAGCAAGTTGACATCTTTTCCTGGCTGCCCAAACCCACGTGGTGAAGCTGATGTTCCTGCATTCTGCAATCACTACCCAGAGACTAGTGGGAGAATGGTGATTATTGCCTTACCAGTTGTATGGTGGGAATGGTAATAAGGGTTTCACCATGCTTCAGTTTATATAGAATTCTTGTCATTCCTGCAATATCCAGACCCATCCTGAGACGATGCTGTGTTTCTTTGTTGTCCAAAAAGGCCCTTGAAGAGGTTTGCAAAGGAATTTCCTGTGATCTTATACAGACGGAAGTGATTCTGGTCATAGACCTCAGCAAAGGGTGCTTTGAACCAGGCATTGGTTTCATACCCACAAGATGATGGGGTTCTCAATGTTGTaatgatttaaatttatttttatttcatgttcgttggtgttttgcctacaagtATGTCTGTATagaggtgtcagatctcctggaattggagctacagacagttatgagctgtcattgtggtgctgggaattaaacttaggtcctctggaagggctgttgaaccatctctccagcctccatcaGTTTTTAACTTTCAATTGATGATTAATGcagtgttaaaaaaaataataatggtaGAATATTGGATAATCTTACAGTTATTAAAACATTATGTTTCAAATAATTATTCTGACTGTCTAGCAcaattcttaacctgtgggttgcctaaaaccatcagaaagcatagatatttatattacagttcataacagtagcaaaattacagttataaaataacaacaagaataattttacgGTTAGGCATCACCACAACATGATGAACTATGTTAAAGGGTCTCACAGCCTCAGGAAGGTTTGCAAATAAAGAAACTGACCAGTAATCTAAGATGAAAATGATACAGTTTTTACTGTTTGATTAAAAACAGGTAAAAAGTAGTGATTTCAAAAtaagatgtttttaaaagtaaaataatttttaaaaatggatttctttgtgtgtgtatgtttttgtagtTTGTAGAAGACTATGAACCTACCAAAGCAGACAGCTACAGGAAGAAGGTAGTGCTGGATGGGGAGGAAGTGCAGATCGACATCTTAGATACAGCAGGGCAGGAAGACTACGCTGCAATTAGAGACAACTACTTCCGAAGTGGGGAGGGATTCCTCTGTGTCTTCTCTATCACAGAGATGGAGTCCTTTGCAGCTACAGCGGACTTCAGGTATGGCTCAGCCTAatctcatgtgtacacacaattCTTTCCAGAAACAGGTGGATAACTGGAGCTTCGTGCTTGTTAATCATTACTGTCTTGAATAGTGTCTTTCCACTTCGATATCAGTGTGTGACTCTGGCCCCTGTGGATATACACGCATACATTCATTCAGGCCTTACAGTTGCCCAAGTGCTGGTCACATTGTAGTTCTAAGTACCCAGAGAGCCTTTAGCTTTACTAAAGTGTTTCAGAGTAAAGCATTTCTACTACTGTGGTAGCACATGGATCACAGTGATGTTCTACATCGTTTCTGTAGTAGTCACTTCTCAGCACTTGTGTCATTGTCAAAGACACATTGCCATTCTCCTTATAATATAGGTAcctaggatttttaaaatataaataatcttaTAGACTAAATTTATAAAGTGAATCACTGTATATATTAGCATATTTGATTTTGTTCTACAGTGTATGTTCTTTACTTTGTACCTAATTGGAGTTTGCCATAGGTTTGGCTTAGAGGAGGTGACACCACTCTCTGAGACCTGCTGGGGTGAGCAGTCTCTGGAGTAATCTTGACAGTACTCAGTTCATCAACCAAGATGCTTTTTACATACAGAGTTTTGTATCTGTGATAGGAGTTCTATTGCACAAGGCATAGTATAATACTATGTACTATATCCTCTAATTGGGGTTTACACAGTCTAGTTGTATATATAAAGCATGGTGCAAAACCCCTTTACATGGAGGGTAAAGTAGGAAGTGATCATTATATATGGTCCAGAAAGGGAAGTCATTGGGAGAGTATCATAAGAAGGTGACCGTGGAGAAAAGAGGATATGTCAGTGTTTGAACACTATTGAGCATCATATACTTGAAACTCAGAATCTAAGCGAATAGTCGTCCCCCAAACAAAAGCATGTGGTTGAGGAAATGCACAAAATGAACTGATTTAGAAGATTAAATCTGTTGGCTTCTGTAAAAGAATTTCACATGTGATACTGCATAGTGCAGACCCTGAAAACTTGTAAACTGAGAGACATGGAAAATTACATAAGTACTAATACatgccctttccttcctccaaaaaaTACCAAAGGGTCTATTATGAATCAGGCCTTGCAGTTGGTAATGGAATAGACTTTGTCACTATCGCTATGGTTGACTGGGAAATCAGGGTGATTTGTCTGCTGCTCTTCTGTGTACCTTCAGTGCAGTTTCTGAGCAGCCCCAGAGACTCAGCAGCACAGCAAAGTCAGTTTGAGACGGTCTGACTGGTTACAGACATCGCTGCACATGACTCAACCTGAAAGTTAGTTAGCATCGGTGCTGTTCCTAAATACTTGCAGCCTTCACCCTTCCTGCTTATCTGTCACTGAGGCAGGCCTTTGCTTCCCTGTCTCCTCAGATGCGCTTGCTAGTGTCAAACTTACCACACcacacttttttaaaagtgtgtggatgttttgcctgcttgtatgccTATGCagcacagaagccagaagagggtagtGGACCCCTGAAGCTGAAGTTCCGGTTGTTAGCTACTGTGTGTGAATAGAACCCTGGCCATCTGGAAAGCAGCGAGTGCGCTGAccttctgagccttctctccagctccatgctTACCATACTTTTTTACTGaacttacacttttttttttcttaccaggAAGTCTTTCTCAAAGACCTGTTTCTTTCCTACATGCATCATTTATGAGCATATAACAGTACAGCATGTGGCTGATCTACACTGGACTTGAGAAGCTTTGGAGCTTCCTTTCCTTACTTCCAAAATAAAATTGAGCTGGGTTTTAAACGGATTTTCATATTTTAACATTTGAATAGTAATGTCTGAAAGTAGCCTGGACTAAGAAAGTAACCTAACATGTAGCAGTAGTCCCGGCAGTGGGAGGTGACA
This genomic interval from Rattus norvegicus strain BN/NHsdMcwi chromosome 17, GRCr8, whole genome shotgun sequence contains the following:
- the Rala gene encoding ras-related protein Ral-A isoform X2; this translates as MAANKPKGQNSLALHKVIMVGSGGVGKSALTLQFMYDEFVEDYEPTKADSYRKKVVLDGEEVQIDILDTAGQEDYAAIRDNYFRSGEGFLCVFSITEMESFAATADFRYFLI